AGATTTATGCACCAACAGCTGAAAAGACAAATCCTCTCCCAGTCAGCACTGTGGGCTGTAACAGCACTACGGATCAGGACTACACAACAGCGACTCCATGGACCACCGCAGTGACACTGACCTCACGGCCTGAGTGAGTCACAGGTGTTCATCAAGCACGTGATATGTTCGCAGTAACATAAGTAGTCAATAGCTTTGTGAAGAGGCAAATAATTATGGAACACAAAACGAGTCATTTTCCAATTCATCttaaaaagcaaagcaaaaaaaaaagttcatatgGGGGTGTGGAAATGTGAAATAAAGACCAGCATCCCCTTTAAACATGTGAAAATAATAAGGTCTTTATGAAGAGACTGTTGCAACCAGTCTCTCCCAAAGTTAAACAAATTTGGCAGTCTAAGTTAACATAGCGTGACAAATGCATATGTTTAAGACAGATATGAGTGATAAGTGAGAAAGCCTGTATTCTGCATGCATGTAAAAATACTTTCTTGAATGTTAAGTCTGAATGCAGTCACCAAAAATAATCAATACTCCTCTaggaaaaatttaattttttttatcctcagTGGATTTTGAATAATCTTGATTCCGTGAATATCACTGTGCATTAACTTAATTATTTGAGttaattatttgaaaaatattcagcCCTCTCTGCCTCAGTGGCCTCACAGCGGTGATGCTATTAGAAGATGACCCTTCCTTGAAGTGTCCCCAGAAATAACTGGTGCTCATCTGAATCCAGGGGAGTGAAAACTAACACGCGTTCCCCCCTCCCAGTGTCCGACCGGCTCTAGCAGACTCCTGGTACTCTTTGTCCTACCTCTACTTCGCTCTCCTGGGTTCACTGATCACAGTGGTGTCTGGTCTGCTGGTGAGCGTCATGACAGGTCAGACTTTATTATCTAGCCAGTATATTCACTGACGAGACATTTATGTGTTCTAAACATGGATTACATTTCAAACCTGacataaaacagttaaaaaaaacttgtggcTTTGTTTCCAGGTGGACGCAAGCAGGAAAAACTAAACCCTGATCTGTTGGTGAAGAGGAGCGACCTGATATGCTTCAACTGGTGTGGAAAATCACAGGTAGGTAACTAGTGGGGGAAATATTACAAACCAGATTACTTTGTGTTGACTCATGTCATTCATagtttgctgattttttttctgcaggaatcaaatgtcacagaaaaaacTGGAACAGACCTTCATATGGAAGCTGACAACCCGGCATTCATAGACTGTGATATGACAAGTAAACACACTGAACAGGCCACCAGGCTGTAAAAGCTACTGTTTATTGTTCACCAGGGAAATGAAATAGCCTTTCATTGCtatttttttataaacacataaaatgcCAACCGCAATCGTACTGTCTTGTATTTACTTTGAAAAAGCAAATGCAGTTAATTCTGAATCTGAGTCGATTTGTGTTGTTCGACACTAACATGTGTACATCAGTTGGTGTCGTCCTTTAAATAAACCAGGGcagaataataattatataaaaagCATTTATGACAGCACGTTATTTTTTACCTGACTGATTTCGCTGCTCCTGTATTCTGTTAAGCACTGATGTGGTTAATGTcccctttgtttgtttgtttgtttattcagatAATATATAAATGACAGTGACTACTTGTGTTagagttttttgtgtgttgtctttttattttatgaagaaCTCGTGCATCCATTTGACTAACTGCAAAAAAATGTCTCCCAAATTCAGCTTTTTAATATGTTgttaaaagtttaaattcatAGAATGAAAATCCTCCGGCTCAAGGATACAAATGAAACACTGTGCCAATGCACTTGTGTTTGAACCCagcaccagagagagagagagggagacatggAGGGTGAACTATGGTCTGAGTGACACAGGAACCCTGCTCCTTGTCTCCACGGCAACGTACAATGGAAGTTTACAAAGCGCCGACCTGCCCACTTTTACCAACCACTGTGTTGGCGAATCGAGCATTCAGCCATCTCAGGTTCTGAGGAAGTGGAGTCAGTCGTGACACAAAGGTGGACTTACTCCAAGGAAGGACTTACTCCACTGTTTTCACTGATACAAAACAAGGTGAGTGAATTTTGTCAGTATTGAGGGAGAAATTCTGAGTAAAAGTGATTTCGAGGTTTCAACTTATTCTAGTTTCCAAAAGGAGAGATTATGTTTCCATTTACAGAACACCAAAAGATAAGAGTTGATAAGCTGCCGTAGGTTTTATTGGCGGCTACATGTTCAGTAGGAATATAGTTCTTCCAGTTATTCTGCTGTTTGTCTGCTGTTCAAGTAAATGTATTACACATGTTATGACTGCCGCCACTGTGGAAAACAGTGAGGATTTGACTGTTAAACTACTACCAAGATAAGAGAAGATAAATTTTTACAGTGTTTACTGAATTATTCTATTCTCTGGTTGTCAGCTCAGAACTTAGAGGTTATGGACGTCATCTCTGCCGCCTTGGCTTGTTGTCTTCTGGCTCTTTCTTCTGCTGTGACGCAACCTGGAAAAGGACATTTGACTATCGCACCTACAGAACGAAAATCTGACCTGTCTCCTCTGACTAACCAGACacacaacgacaacaacaacaacaacaacaacaacaacaacaacataactgCAACGGTGACTTTACCCAACTCTACCACTGATGCAACTGTTACATCAAACTTGAGTGGAAACACGACTCCGTTCACCAGATCACCATGGCACAACGAAACATTCACCAGAACCAAAGCAGACACAAGTCCTCCCCAGGCTTCACCATCCACGCCCGTCGTGACTCCTCCGACCAACAGTTCACCCCTCGTGACAACAACTCACACTCTCACTCCACCTTTTACTGCAACGACAACACCAGCGGAACAGACCACAGTGAGTCGCACGAGTACGCCTGACACGACAGCAACAAATTCATCTGTCACTGTCCGCAGAAGCTCCGATTCATcggacagaaacacacaaggTAAACAGGTTGTTTAGTGCTGATGTCATTGTTGTTGTACTTTTGAATGACTCTTTGTCAATCTTTTTTTCCCTACTAGCTTTGCCACTAAACCTGTCAGACCATACCATGACCATCCTCTTGAGCATTGTGCTTGGTGTTCTTGCTTTGGCATCAGTTCTGCTCATTTTGcacaaatgcaaacataaaATCCAAATCTTGCACGAACCTCTCGACAACTCTGATGACCTGGGTAAGGTGACGGTCAAACAGTCAATATTAGCAGTTACAATGCCTCATTGATTATTATATGATTTAATATTCAACTTCCCCCAGATCCATTTGCAGCAGATGATGACACACTTGTCATTTCTGGAGGGCTTTATGACGGCCATCCCATTTATGATAACCCACCAGCAGGCTCACAGGACCAATCGCAGCTGCGTCTCGAGTTCCTTCAGTGAAGAGTCTGAGGAATCACCTGAGCTCAACTCACATGCAAACTAATGTTTCCTCATCCACCAATTTATACAATCCAAAGACTGAGATGCAAACAGCACAGAGAAAAGCGAGCAGCATATTGAAAAAATGACAATACCAACTTCTTTGAATAGTTTCAGTCGCTTTTATTACTGTCAACATTTTCCAACTGGAACACCGTGATAATAATAAGATAGGAATACATGACAAGTGTTCCACACCAATATTTGAACCTTGTAAGAGAATGAATGGGATTTCATGTGAACGCATTTCTCCATAGAACAGCTCAAAAACAATTAGTTTTACTAACGTACAAAGTTTTTACTGTACGTGTACAGAGTGACTAGACCGCAACGTAAACTCTCCAAACAAACGCTAAACTAactggaagaggaagacaacTCAGTAAAATAATTTGACTGATTCAGAACAATACATTCAGACATTTGCCTGTTGTCACAGAAATACATATACTTGTTAAGGACATAGAACAcccaaacatttttctttcatattgtCTCAGAACTATCTAAACAAAGATCTTCTCCTTTGCCTTCCTCTTTCTGTCAGCGCTGAGGACAGCAGTCCATCCTGCGTCTCTCATCCTCTTGATTGCAGCTTGCTTCAAGGAGTTCCCTGGTGATTTCAGACTGACAGTGCTCTGGATAGGAATCAAATgttaatttaacaaattaattctTCTTTATTGAGGCATCAAAGGAACACATTTTGATTCTAAGCTAGCATCACATCACTAAAGTCAAGTTACCTTTTGTAAGATGTTGACTTTGGATGGAGGTCTACTTGCAATCTTCTGTCAAAATGAGAGCGAGAGTAGCATGAATGATTGTGTGAACTAAACCAAGAGTTTATAATACTGTGTACATCTGGAGAGTAAAACACCAACCAACAGAAACTAAACTCACCGACATGTCACTGTGATCAGAGCTGTCCAACTTGGGATCAAGCTCCAAGCAAACTTCCTGATCAGGGGGTGTTGTTACTATATAAGACTGTGATTAATAtgaaaaagtaaatgtcagGAAGAAGTCATGAATATTTCAGTCGTGTTGGAAAATGTCAGAATGATGTGGTGTCTTACTTTGATCTTTGATGTTCCGGCATCACTTATCTTGAGGGTTTTCGGGTCTTCATTGTGAATTTTCTACAATGAAAAGGTAATGTCTGAATAAAAGCTAGTTTTTATGAATGCTCAAATCAGATCGATACAATGATATTGATTTGTTATAGTAAACTGTTCTCTATCTccacaacaagtcaacatttACTTTATTAACAGACTCAGCTGTCTACCTTGGTTTTTCGTGTTGTTCCACGTGAAGTTCTGATGGATTCACAGTCGAATTCCTAAACATGGGACAAAAACATGTCTTTAGCATCATCTATTAACATGTATGATTCATTCACTGCAGGCATAGTGTGTAAGGATGATGGTCAGAATGGGATAAATAACATTTACTGAACAAATGTCCATCATCTTGATCAATTACCCACAACCTCATAAGAATATGCCGGCCTGTCATGATGCAAAGACAAGACGCTTAGAATTGGAACAACTTTGTTGGTCTAAACTCACAGTCGTCCTCTTTCGTCCAGTAATCCCACCATTGTTGTTGTAAGAGGGGGTTTTCCAGCTGTTTGTGAAGTCAAACACGTGGCTCCTTAAAGAGTTCTCCTTAGGGGTCTCGGAACATCTCTGTTTTTCAGAGTTTGAGGCTGGTGACTAGAATTTTTAAGATTTATTTGTGGTTAAGAAAAAGTACTATAATGATCAATGACATCAGTGGTCtctttgtatactgtatatacattttgATTGACCTGTTTGCTTGTAATTCCCGGCAGCTGAGTGATTTTCACTGAGGATAGTTCTCTTTTTAAATCAGTTAGCTCCGTCTGCAGCCTTTcctaaaatgaatgaaaaatgtttttaaaaaaatgaaagatctCTAAAATAGAAGCATAACCTGTTAAAAACTCCCAGACGAACTGATCAATGTGAGCACACACCTTCTGTGCCACTTCTATCTCCAGCTGTTGTTTCAGATTGTCCCCATGTAGCTTATGCTTCTCAAGATCCAACTCCTGTTAATAGTTTTTGCAATGTAAGGATAAAATGAATTTGCTGTCATTGGTTGCAAGAAAGCATTAAGTCATGATTTTCCTGTGTCGCACCATTGATTTCATTTGGGAAGCAGCCTCCAtctctttcctgtttttctcctgAAGCTCTGCTGCCTTTTCTTCGACCATTCGGTCATACTGGCTCTAGACACACAACAAGATCTTTCCATTGTAGGTCATATCTGGATGTTTACCCATACTgctaacacacaaacagcaaaccAACCTCTAAGGAGACCTTACCTTATGTTTCTCCATCAGCGCCACCATATCAGCTATCTTGTGTTGACACTTGACTTCTGCATCCTCCCTGTTCTTGATGGCCTCTGCTGCTGCTAGTCTGAGCATCTCTACCTGGAAAACGACACAgctttattctcattttctcctAAATAATGTCACAAGACATTGCAAAAGTAACTTCAGCGCTGACCTCTGCAGATAAGACTGATGTGGATTCAAGATCCTGTCGCAATCTCTGCTCGTCCTCATTGTTCATTCTTTGAagtttctccacctcctcctgaagACTGTTTAtctacaaacaaaaaagaaacgtATGCCCCACAGAGCTATAtgtctttacattttatatcactattaaaaacaaaacgcCATCATACCACGTCTTCACGTTGGCTGGATTTTGCCACCTCCCTTGCCACCTGTTTTTTCAGCCCTTCGTTCTGAAAGCGCAGCAGTGAGGTGTTAGCATATATTATAACGTCATACTAATGTGTATCCACATGTTCACAGTTTACACACCTCCCTCCTGTATTTCTCCAAGGCTGAAATTTTCCCTTCGATTTGTTTCCTAAGGTTGCtcatctaaaacaaaaacatattgttATAAGCACAATGATAAACAATAAcagcatttcaaaatgtcattttaataattGATAATCACCTTTTTTGCcacagcttttatttgtttttctttttctgtaagtTCCTGCTGCAGACAATCAAACtatacacaaaaaacaaaaagatccTCTAAAGACTttcagaaaagattttaataaTAGATTATTAAGTTGGCATACTCACACTGTCTTCAATTTTCTTCTGCAGAGTCTCACAAATCAGATATTCCCCATGGGTGTTGGCTTTCATACAGTTTACTGCCTCCcttttttaatgtaaacatATAATTGTGTAAAACTACACAAGATTAACTCTCTCAAGGTTGTCTCAAGTGTAAACTCACCGCAAACACTGGTTTTCTTCTTCCAGGATTTGCATTTCTCTTGCGAGTTTCCCAACCTTTTCCTCACTCTCCTGAAAAGTCGTATGATTAAATACAAACCTGACACATAATGAACAGCTACTGGACATGTGATCTATCACATTCGATTGGATGATTCAAACCTGAATGTCTGCCTCAATAATTTTCACTTGTGAAGAGCGGCTCTGAAGCTGCTCCTGAACGGCTGTCTTCTCACGCTGTAGTTCATCCAGGTGGGATAACAGCTCTCTGTACTTGACTCTTCAGAATCACACAGGTTAGACATTCATTTTGCTGTGGCCACAAGTAACAGTGACAGGTCATTATGAATGGCTGGCTATTACGAACTTACTCATGCTGTGTGACCTCGTTTCTCAGTTGCTCCATCTTAAAGATacattcttcatttcttttcttttcagtaaaCAGTTGGCCCTCCAACTCCTGCACTTCAATCTGTGGGAATAAGAATATGAGAGATAATCAGCAGAAGTAGACAGTGAAACAATAAGTGATGACAGTCACATATATAAtaggatatacagtacagtagttaGGTGATGATGTCTGCAACgagaaaataaatcatatttacACCTCTTTTATGATGAATTTTACCTTTAAATCTTCTTGTGTCCTTTCAGCAGCTTCATGAGCTTCTTTCAGCAGATTGTTTTCAGCAAAAGTAACTTCTGCCTTATTCTATATAGTTGAAAGAAATGAATAATCTAGAGAAAACATTCTTAGGTACCCGTATTAGAATGTGGAATAAAAGTCCTTTTGTGGTGAAATATGGAGGGAAGGTGGAATCTGTTGGTGTTACCCTAAATTGTTCGGCTTCTTGCATTTTCCCTGAAAGCTCAACAGTGAGTTCCTCCACGCGGACATCAGTGACACTGATTTTAGCCTTCATGCTGTCAATGGATTTCAATTTCTCATCCTAAGAATAACAACAtacattattacatcccgcttcaaagtggtgatgtattgtaattgtcagtgttcgttcgttGGTTCATTAGtttgtccactaaatatcttcccagctgttgcagatagaaagatgaaacaaaaagcacattactcaggcagcaaaggggatgaaaatgagatgatgaccttggccTTGAGacaactaggtcaaggtcaaatttcaacttttgtacactcaggaaccggatcagatagaaagacgagggagaaggccagtgtaagtgaAACCATAGATCAATGACAATCGGCcagagtactagctttgatctttgacctatgcaagtaggtcagggtaaaattttgaatagttgcagtctgtgattgcTTGGTTGTAGTTTTAAGCTGTGATCATGCTGTGATGAAATTGATATATCAAAGAAAAACGTTTTTTAGAAGAGCATAATAGTTGTACCAGTTCTTCTTGTAAGGTTTTGATCTGCTCATCTTTCTTTGCACTCTGCTCCACGGTCTCTCCTGTTGAGTCAAACATTTTGCTTT
This sequence is a window from Antennarius striatus isolate MH-2024 chromosome 5, ASM4005453v1, whole genome shotgun sequence. Protein-coding genes within it:
- the si:ch211-105j21.9 gene encoding sialomucin core protein 24-like: MDVISAALACCLLALSSAVTQPGKGHLTIAPTERKSDLSPLTNQTHNDNNNNNNNNNNNITATVTLPNSTTDATVTSNLSGNTTPFTRSPWHNETFTRTKADTSPPQASPSTPVVTPPTNSSPLVTTTHTLTPPFTATTTPAEQTTVSRTSTPDTTATNSSVTVRRSSDSSDRNTQALPLNLSDHTMTILLSIVLGVLALASVLLILHKCKHKIQILHEPLDNSDDLDPFAADDDTLVISGGLYDGHPIYDNPPAGSQDQSQLRLEFLQ
- the sycp1 gene encoding synaptonemal complex protein 1 isoform X1; this encodes MHPCVHFRMERDRSFNFKLLVPPRLNYGQVSAVLPQENLENSDFINKSQQAYTKHFDKEQNVPIYSTGMVAPTKPIRQELPKMKVVPPLEKEENNCNPGQLYSKLFDEVEKIKCWKAQADCDTAQKDKRLQENKRTIENLRKAFQELQFGNESLSIKLEEQINENEELRSKNNATRNLCNILKDTFERSTEKMHIFESEREETHHLFMEYNRSIHKLTAAFDSLYIQAEADQKEMEKVKEELLHFEGLKEKYHKEYNIKEKEVEVLQTKLGDKESELQKILLDLQETQNHYKLLQEASHEQYELLMSSKAQQESLLQELHSAEQHCKDTEKNRDSVATILEESKKEFAEKIQSKDLKLEELSKIRNQQAEKLEQIQTTILELQNSLTLEIQRTKELDDKLVANNTELEKRNTLFGETVEQSAKKDEQIKTLQEELDEKLKSIDSMKAKISVTDVRVEELTVELSGKMQEAEQFRNKAEVTFAENNLLKEAHEAAERTQEDLKIEVQELEGQLFTEKKRNEECIFKMEQLRNEVTQHEVKYRELLSHLDELQREKTAVQEQLQSRSSQVKIIEADIQESEEKVGKLAREMQILEEENQCLREAVNCMKANTHGEYLICETLQKKIEDSFDCLQQELTEKEKQIKAVAKKMSNLRKQIEGKISALEKYRRENEGLKKQVAREVAKSSQREDVINSLQEEVEKLQRMNNEDEQRLRQDLESTSVLSAEVEMLRLAAAEAIKNREDAEVKCQHKIADMVALMEKHKSQYDRMVEEKAAELQEKNRKEMEAASQMKSMELDLEKHKLHGDNLKQQLEIEVAQKERLQTELTDLKRELSSVKITQLPGITSKQSPASNSEKQRCSETPKENSLRSHVFDFTNSWKTPSYNNNGGITGRKRTTEFDCESIRTSRGTTRKTKKIHNEDPKTLKISDAGTSKIKSYIVTTPPDQEVCLELDPKLDSSDHSDMSKIASRPPSKVNILQKSTVSLKSPGNSLKQAAIKRMRDAGWTAVLSADRKRKAKEKIFV
- the sycp1 gene encoding synaptonemal complex protein 1 isoform X2, which translates into the protein MERDRSFNFKLLVPPRLNYGQVSAVLPQENLENSDFINKSQQAYTKHFDKEQNVPIYSTGMVAPTKPIRQELPKMKVVPPLEKEENNCNPGQLYSKLFDEVEKIKCWKAQADCDTAQKDKRLQENKRTIENLRKAFQELQFGNESLSIKLEEQINENEELRSKNNATRNLCNILKDTFERSTEKMHIFESEREETHHLFMEYNRSIHKLTAAFDSLYIQAEADQKEMEKVKEELLHFEGLKEKYHKEYNIKEKEVEVLQTKLGDKESELQKILLDLQETQNHYKLLQEASHEQYELLMSSKAQQESLLQELHSAEQHCKDTEKNRDSVATILEESKKEFAEKIQSKDLKLEELSKIRNQQAEKLEQIQTTILELQNSLTLEIQRTKELDDKLVANNTELEKRNTLFGETVEQSAKKDEQIKTLQEELDEKLKSIDSMKAKISVTDVRVEELTVELSGKMQEAEQFRNKAEVTFAENNLLKEAHEAAERTQEDLKIEVQELEGQLFTEKKRNEECIFKMEQLRNEVTQHEVKYRELLSHLDELQREKTAVQEQLQSRSSQVKIIEADIQESEEKVGKLAREMQILEEENQCLREAVNCMKANTHGEYLICETLQKKIEDSFDCLQQELTEKEKQIKAVAKKMSNLRKQIEGKISALEKYRRENEGLKKQVAREVAKSSQREDVINSLQEEVEKLQRMNNEDEQRLRQDLESTSVLSAEVEMLRLAAAEAIKNREDAEVKCQHKIADMVALMEKHKSQYDRMVEEKAAELQEKNRKEMEAASQMKSMELDLEKHKLHGDNLKQQLEIEVAQKERLQTELTDLKRELSSVKITQLPGITSKQSPASNSEKQRCSETPKENSLRSHVFDFTNSWKTPSYNNNGGITGRKRTTEFDCESIRTSRGTTRKTKKIHNEDPKTLKISDAGTSKIKSYIVTTPPDQEVCLELDPKLDSSDHSDMSKIASRPPSKVNILQKSTVSLKSPGNSLKQAAIKRMRDAGWTAVLSADRKRKAKEKIFV